ACCAACGTTACCCCAATGTGCATCTGGATATTCTGTTCGAGGATTCCGATAAAGCATTCCACGCGGTGCAGCAAGGTGATATTGAGTTTGCGATTATTACGCTGCCGAGCGAACTGCCAGATCAATTGAGCAAACAATTGATCTGGCACGACCCATTGCAAATAGTTGTCGGCTTAGACCATCCGCTAGCCAGATCTGACAAAATCACATTAGCGGAACTGGCTACGCATTCTTGCGTGCTGCCGAGTGAGGATACCGAAACACACAAAATCGTGCGTCGACAGTTTCACGAACATGACTTAAGTCTCTCCGTGCAAATGGAAACGAATAATTTAGAAACTTTACGTATGCTGGCGGAAGCGGGCTTAGGATGGTCTGTGTTGCCTATCACCATGCATAGCGACAGTTTACAGCGCCTGAATATTGGCGTAAATCTCTCGCGTGACCTCGGTCTTGTCGTGCATGCTAAACGGAGTTTGTCGAATGCCGCGAACGCATTACGTGACTTGGTGTTTGAGCAGGCGGAACCAGTGTTAACATAATCACGACGTGTCGCAACATACCCTTAGGTACGCCACAAGAACCTAAATTTTGTAAGGTGCCCTATGTTTCGATTCATAAGTCTGGCTAGCATGTGTTTGCTACTCAGTCTATTTTACCAAACGGTTGACGCACAAGCTCAAGAAGCCGTTGCCTGTCATGACTTGCAGACGTATCGCGCCATGAAGCTGCGGTCTAAAACCGAGATTGATTTTTGCGCAAAATTCGCAGGTAAGCCAATGCTGATTGTGAATACTGCCAGTCAATGTGGGTTTACTGGGCAGTTTAAAGGGCTAGAGGCCTTACACAAACGTTTCGGCGACCGTTTGGCGATTATTGGTTTTCCCTCCAACGACTTTAAACAAGAGTACACCGATACCGACAAAGTTGCCGATGTTTGCTATGTGAACTATGGTGTGACCTTTACCATGCTGGAACCCAG
The genomic region above belongs to Arenicella chitinivorans and contains:
- a CDS encoding LysR family transcriptional regulator; translation: MDIFSLQAFIAVARYASFSKASESLFVTQPAVSKRVSALEEELGTQLFNRIARQISLTEAGKQLLPRAQELVSQADDMQRFASTLSDEISGNLAIAIAHHIGLHRMPPILKQFHQRYPNVHLDILFEDSDKAFHAVQQGDIEFAIITLPSELPDQLSKQLIWHDPLQIVVGLDHPLARSDKITLAELATHSCVLPSEDTETHKIVRRQFHEHDLSLSVQMETNNLETLRMLAEAGLGWSVLPITMHSDSLQRLNIGVNLSRDLGLVVHAKRSLSNAANALRDLVFEQAEPVLT
- a CDS encoding glutathione peroxidase; the protein is MFRFISLASMCLLLSLFYQTVDAQAQEAVACHDLQTYRAMKLRSKTEIDFCAKFAGKPMLIVNTASQCGFTGQFKGLEALHKRFGDRLAIIGFPSNDFKQEYTDTDKVADVCYVNYGVTFTMLEPSVVTGKEANAVFALLAQKTGQQPSWNFNKYLVSANGQSVTHFGSRTKPGAPELLDAIDSVLNASD